One stretch of Jiangella gansuensis DSM 44835 DNA includes these proteins:
- a CDS encoding glycosyltransferase, translating into MPAHDAREVDVLDVSDLRFPGGTSHSVAEEITAQARAGYSTGLISLNGPLVAKVTPVNRLIRRAVEAGRARLFVGPAPVRAKVVVVRHPAVLQHAADQLPPVDADHVVIVANAAPYDIDGHEHYRPEAVHDIARHRFGREPLWAPIGPLVRDSIAGRVPAHTLTDSDWVNIIDVDAWATQRPAGTRPGDRPVVGRHSRSSPQKWPADAATLRAVYPVDGSWTVRVLGGAGPAEHLLGELPDSWEVLEFGALPPRDFLASLDFFVYFHNPRWVEAFGRTILEALATGVPAVLPPHFERVFGDAAVYAEPDQVRGVIDALYADRAAYDAQVERARGAARSRFGHEAHVERLHRLIGPPSGAPIGTTAPAAAAAAASTAATPRALFVSSNGAGMGHLTRLLAYAQRSVPALEPHFFSLSQAAPVVGNFGHPYEYLPSATATGLEPARWHKYFAARLSATIERIRPSVVVFDGTWPYEGITLVRSAFPEVRWVWSRRGMWRAGKNREQLAKAAWFDVVIEPGELAAPADHGVTTTATAHRVGPVTVLDRDDLGSKAESRAALGLDPSVPLALVSLGAGNINDTSGDLGAVVAALRDLGVEVCVTKPEIATQQGRVDDVHVVREFPLSRRYHAFDLAVSATGYNSFHELLRFGLPTLFVPNHSTALDDQEARAHYAAQQGWAHSLDVVTVDQAKPLLADLLDRGEQMVKRVADADPGNGAAEAARVLTTLAEKG; encoded by the coding sequence ATGCCCGCACACGACGCGCGAGAAGTCGACGTCCTCGACGTCTCGGACCTGCGCTTCCCGGGCGGCACGTCGCACAGTGTCGCCGAGGAGATCACCGCGCAGGCTCGTGCCGGCTACTCCACCGGGCTGATCAGCCTGAACGGGCCCCTGGTGGCCAAGGTCACGCCGGTCAACCGGCTCATCCGGCGGGCGGTCGAGGCCGGCCGGGCGCGGTTGTTCGTCGGCCCGGCGCCGGTGCGCGCCAAGGTCGTCGTCGTCCGGCATCCGGCCGTGCTGCAGCACGCCGCCGACCAGCTGCCGCCCGTCGACGCCGACCACGTCGTCATCGTGGCCAACGCCGCGCCCTACGACATCGACGGCCACGAGCACTACCGCCCGGAGGCCGTCCACGACATCGCCCGGCACCGGTTCGGCCGCGAGCCGCTGTGGGCGCCCATCGGCCCGCTGGTGCGCGACTCCATCGCCGGGCGAGTGCCCGCCCACACGCTGACAGACTCCGACTGGGTCAACATCATCGACGTCGACGCGTGGGCCACGCAGCGGCCGGCCGGCACCCGGCCCGGTGACCGTCCCGTCGTCGGCCGGCACAGCCGCTCGTCGCCGCAGAAGTGGCCCGCCGACGCCGCCACCCTGCGTGCCGTCTACCCCGTCGACGGGTCCTGGACGGTGCGCGTGCTCGGCGGTGCCGGCCCGGCCGAGCACCTGCTGGGTGAGCTACCGGACAGCTGGGAGGTGCTCGAGTTCGGCGCGCTGCCGCCGCGGGACTTCCTCGCCTCGCTCGACTTCTTCGTCTACTTCCACAACCCGCGCTGGGTCGAGGCGTTCGGGCGCACCATCCTGGAAGCGCTCGCCACCGGGGTCCCGGCCGTGCTGCCGCCGCACTTCGAGCGGGTCTTCGGCGACGCCGCGGTGTACGCCGAGCCCGACCAGGTGCGGGGTGTCATCGACGCCCTGTATGCCGATCGGGCCGCCTACGACGCCCAGGTCGAGCGGGCCCGCGGTGCCGCCAGGTCCCGGTTCGGCCACGAGGCCCACGTGGAGCGGTTGCACCGGCTCATCGGGCCGCCGTCGGGGGCGCCCATCGGCACGACGGCACCGGCCGCGGCCGCCGCCGCGGCGAGCACCGCCGCGACGCCGCGGGCGCTGTTCGTCAGCAGCAACGGTGCCGGCATGGGACATCTGACCCGACTGCTGGCCTACGCGCAGCGGAGCGTGCCCGCCCTGGAGCCGCACTTCTTCTCGTTGTCGCAGGCCGCGCCCGTGGTGGGGAACTTCGGGCATCCCTACGAGTACCTGCCGTCGGCCACCGCCACCGGCCTGGAGCCGGCGCGCTGGCACAAGTACTTCGCCGCCCGGCTGTCCGCCACCATCGAGCGGATCCGGCCGTCGGTGGTGGTCTTCGACGGCACGTGGCCCTACGAGGGCATCACGCTGGTCCGTTCGGCCTTCCCGGAGGTGCGGTGGGTGTGGTCGCGGCGCGGCATGTGGCGCGCCGGCAAGAACCGGGAGCAGCTGGCCAAGGCGGCCTGGTTCGACGTGGTCATCGAGCCCGGTGAGCTGGCCGCTCCGGCCGACCACGGTGTCACCACGACCGCCACGGCGCACCGGGTCGGCCCGGTGACGGTGCTGGACCGCGACGACCTCGGCTCGAAGGCCGAATCCCGTGCGGCGCTGGGACTCGACCCGTCGGTTCCGCTGGCACTGGTGTCACTCGGCGCCGGCAACATCAACGACACCAGCGGCGACCTCGGCGCCGTCGTCGCCGCCCTGCGCGACCTCGGGGTCGAGGTGTGCGTGACGAAGCCGGAGATCGCCACCCAGCAGGGGCGGGTCGACGACGTCCACGTCGTGCGCGAGTTCCCGCTGTCGCGCCGGTACCACGCCTTCGACCTCGCCGTCAGCGCTACGGGTTACAACTCGTTCCACGAGCTGCTGCGTTTCGGCCTGCCGACGCTGTTCGTGCCGAACCATTCGACGGCGCTGGACGATCAGGAGGCCCGGGCGCACTACGCCGCCCAGCAGGGTTGGGCGCACTCGCTGGACGTCGTCACCGTCGACCAGGCCAAGCCGCTGCTGGCCGATCTCCTCGACCGCGGCGAGCAGATGGTGAAGCGGGTCGCCGACGCCGACCCGGGCAACGGCGCCGCCGAGGCGGCCCGGGTGCTGACCACGCTCGCCGAGAAGGGCTGA
- a CDS encoding TIGR03089 family protein — MTDTPAGLLRTEVGRDGSRPLVTFYDDATGERVELSTITFDNWVAKTAGLLTDGLGVEPGDRVSLLLPAHWQALAWACACWTVGACVVLDADDDAVQVTVAGPDALDVAAGRPGDAVALALRPLGGRFTEPLPAGVVDYAVEVPGYPDRFAPILPPDPAEPALEHAGTTQTLAGLVDRGRLRAEQLDAGPGSRLLVGTDDLGTALLDALLVPLAVGGSAVLVRNENPDGRAARSAAERVTASTT, encoded by the coding sequence ATGACCGACACCCCGGCAGGACTACTGCGCACCGAGGTGGGCCGTGACGGCTCGCGGCCGCTGGTCACCTTCTACGACGACGCCACCGGCGAGCGAGTGGAGCTCTCCACGATCACGTTCGACAACTGGGTGGCGAAGACCGCCGGCCTACTCACCGACGGGCTGGGCGTGGAGCCCGGCGACCGCGTGAGCCTGCTGCTGCCGGCCCACTGGCAGGCGCTGGCCTGGGCGTGCGCATGCTGGACCGTCGGCGCCTGCGTGGTTCTCGACGCCGATGACGACGCCGTCCAGGTGACGGTCGCGGGGCCGGACGCCCTGGACGTCGCGGCCGGCCGGCCGGGCGATGCGGTGGCCCTGGCGCTGCGCCCGCTCGGCGGTCGGTTCACCGAACCGCTGCCGGCCGGCGTGGTCGACTACGCCGTCGAGGTGCCCGGCTACCCGGACCGGTTCGCGCCGATCCTGCCGCCGGACCCTGCCGAGCCGGCCCTTGAGCACGCCGGGACCACGCAGACGCTCGCCGGCCTGGTGGACCGCGGCCGATTGCGCGCCGAACAGCTCGATGCGGGGCCCGGCAGCCGGCTCCTGGTGGGAACTGACGACCTCGGGACCGCCCTGCTGGACGCGCTCCTGGTGCCGCTGGCCGTCGGCGGGTCAGCGGTCCTGGTGCGCAACGAGAACCCGGACGGCCGGGCGGCCCGCTCCGCCGCCGAGCGGGTGACGGCCTCCACCACCTGA
- a CDS encoding DNA-3-methyladenine glycosylase family protein, whose amino-acid sequence MSRTWRPRRPVDVLPTLAVHQRGPYDPAFQVDGARIWRTCRPGGEPATVCLRVVAGSRAGATEVAATAWGPGAAAALEAVPDWLGEHDDPTGFDPEHPVLREAHRRHPGALIGRTGLLMEALVPAILEQKVTGTEAFRGWMRLLRRFGEPAPGPAPNRLRVVPTAAEWARIPSWEWHRAGVGPQRSRTIVTAARHAARLEETTGMSTADADRRLRAIPGIGPWTSAEVRQRVFGDPDAVSVGDYGLPHAVTYALTGQRRGSDELMLELLEPYRGHRHRACVLVLRSGPMPPRRGPRAPVRDYRAI is encoded by the coding sequence ATGAGCAGGACGTGGCGGCCGCGGCGTCCGGTCGACGTTCTGCCGACGCTCGCCGTCCACCAGCGCGGGCCGTACGACCCCGCCTTCCAGGTCGACGGCGCCCGCATCTGGCGTACCTGCCGGCCCGGCGGCGAGCCCGCGACAGTGTGCCTGCGCGTCGTCGCCGGCAGCCGGGCCGGAGCCACCGAGGTGGCCGCCACGGCCTGGGGGCCGGGTGCCGCGGCCGCGCTGGAGGCCGTGCCCGACTGGCTCGGCGAGCACGACGACCCCACCGGCTTCGATCCTGAGCACCCCGTGCTGCGGGAGGCACACCGACGCCATCCCGGCGCCCTGATCGGCCGCACCGGGCTGCTCATGGAGGCGCTCGTGCCCGCCATCCTCGAGCAGAAAGTCACCGGCACCGAGGCATTCCGTGGCTGGATGCGGCTGCTGCGGCGCTTCGGCGAGCCCGCGCCCGGCCCGGCGCCGAACCGGCTGCGGGTGGTTCCGACGGCGGCCGAGTGGGCGCGCATCCCGTCGTGGGAGTGGCACCGCGCCGGGGTCGGGCCGCAGCGCTCCCGCACCATCGTCACCGCGGCCCGGCACGCCGCGCGGCTGGAGGAGACCACCGGCATGTCCACCGCCGACGCCGACCGCCGGCTGCGCGCCATCCCTGGCATCGGCCCCTGGACCTCGGCGGAAGTGCGCCAACGCGTGTTCGGCGACCCCGACGCGGTCTCCGTCGGCGACTACGGGCTCCCGCACGCAGTGACGTACGCCCTGACCGGGCAGCGCCGCGGCAGCGACGAGCTCATGCTGGAACTCCTCGAGCCCTACCGCGGGCACCGCCACCGCGCGTGCGTGCTGGTGCTGCGCTCCGGGCCCATGCCGCCGCGGCGCGGCCCACGCGCCCCGGTCCGCGACTACCGCGCCATCTGA
- a CDS encoding IS30 family transposase, with translation MPKVFSCEVREEFFELLCGGLSAQAAARVVGVSSWTGVLWWRASGLVDLSIQPGRRGGLPGSGAAAVPGVTGGQQRPLARQRRALSSQDRAVIAALLRQGLSYAQIGAAIGRDKSVICREVRRNRGGDGSYYASVAHRAAHERRRRPKPFKLVENPMLCRAIEGWMDDGWSPGLIATVLRRERPGADAGARMARVSHETIYQALYVQTRGQLRRDLHRQLSLQRAARRPRTAGKRESSPYREAFTIRQRPAEVADRAVPGHWEGDLIVGAGNASAVGTLVERTTRFTMLLHLPQRHDAASVAAVMINQMRGLPDHLRRSLTWDRGTELADYQRIQLDLDMPVYFCDPRSPWQRGSNENTNRLLRFWLTKGSDLSTHTAADLDRIAATLNQRPRPTLDLKTPAQALAELLANPAAA, from the coding sequence ATGCCGAAGGTGTTCTCGTGTGAGGTGCGTGAGGAGTTCTTTGAGCTGTTGTGTGGCGGGTTGTCGGCGCAGGCGGCGGCGCGGGTGGTCGGCGTGTCGTCGTGGACTGGTGTGCTGTGGTGGCGAGCATCGGGGCTTGTGGACCTATCGATCCAGCCAGGCCGCCGCGGGGGACTGCCCGGCAGCGGGGCGGCAGCGGTTCCCGGTGTCACCGGCGGGCAGCAGCGGCCGCTGGCCCGGCAGCGTCGGGCGTTGAGCAGTCAGGACCGGGCGGTGATCGCGGCGCTGCTGCGTCAGGGACTGTCGTATGCCCAGATCGGCGCGGCGATCGGGCGGGACAAGTCGGTGATCTGTCGTGAGGTGCGGCGTAACCGGGGCGGCGACGGCTCCTACTACGCGTCGGTCGCGCATCGGGCCGCGCACGAGCGTCGCCGCCGGCCGAAACCGTTCAAGCTCGTCGAGAACCCGATGTTGTGCCGGGCGATCGAGGGGTGGATGGACGATGGCTGGTCGCCGGGACTGATCGCGACGGTCCTGCGGCGCGAGCGTCCCGGCGCCGATGCTGGGGCGAGGATGGCTCGTGTGAGCCACGAGACGATCTACCAGGCGTTGTATGTGCAGACCCGCGGGCAGCTGCGCCGGGACCTGCACCGGCAGCTGAGCCTGCAACGCGCCGCGCGTCGACCACGCACCGCCGGCAAGCGGGAAAGCAGCCCGTACCGGGAGGCGTTCACGATCCGCCAACGCCCGGCCGAGGTCGCCGACCGGGCCGTCCCGGGACACTGGGAGGGCGACCTGATCGTGGGCGCCGGCAACGCGTCGGCGGTCGGCACGCTGGTCGAGCGGACCACCCGCTTCACCATGCTGCTGCACCTGCCGCAGCGCCACGACGCGGCCAGCGTAGCCGCGGTGATGATCAACCAGATGCGCGGGTTGCCCGACCATCTGCGCAGGTCCCTGACCTGGGACCGCGGCACCGAGCTGGCCGACTATCAGCGCATCCAACTCGACCTGGACATGCCGGTCTACTTCTGCGACCCGCGTTCGCCCTGGCAGCGCGGCAGCAACGAGAACACCAACCGGCTGCTGCGATTCTGGCTCACCAAGGGCAGCGACCTGTCCACCCACACCGCCGCCGACCTCGACCGCATCGCCGCCACCCTCAACCAGCGGCCCCGCCCTACCCTCGACCTAAAGACCCCAGCCCAAGCGCTGGCCGAACTGCTCGCCAACCCGGCAGCAGCATGA
- a CDS encoding coenzyme F420-0:L-glutamate ligase, which yields MSDRFEVFGLPGIPEVRPGDDLVELLATAAGSGPAAAGSGSAALADGDIVVVTSKIVSKAEGRIRAGTDRDDAIDDETVRVVSEWTTPRGRTRIAETRHGFVMAAAGVDASNVTPGSVVLLPVDPDASARRLRDGLRDRLGVRVGVVVTDTAGRVWRNGVTDFAVGSAGVRAVDDLRGSTDSYGNDLGVTVVAVVDELAAASELVRTKLSGVPVAVVRGLSHLLLDPSDDDRGAGALVRPSAEDRFRLGTPEAMREAVLARRTVAEFTPEPVDPAAVRQAVAAALTAPRPDQPAASDAEPAVSGAEPPADGPPWRFALLESAAARHRLTGALNGSELLRSAPYVVVPCLLDGSDALLGLGATVQNLLIALAAEGLASVWLLPDPAPSAAALGLPAGWTPMGAVAIGHAAVTAPLMPPAAVDDLTVTL from the coding sequence GTGAGCGACCGGTTCGAGGTGTTCGGCCTGCCCGGCATCCCCGAGGTCCGCCCCGGCGATGACCTCGTCGAACTACTGGCGACGGCGGCGGGCTCCGGCCCCGCGGCGGCGGGCTCCGGCTCCGCGGCGCTCGCCGACGGCGACATCGTCGTCGTCACCAGCAAGATCGTCAGCAAGGCGGAGGGGCGCATCCGCGCCGGCACCGACCGCGACGACGCCATCGACGACGAGACCGTCCGCGTCGTCTCCGAGTGGACCACGCCGCGCGGGCGCACCCGTATCGCCGAGACCCGGCACGGTTTCGTCATGGCGGCGGCCGGGGTCGACGCGTCCAACGTCACACCGGGCAGCGTGGTGCTGCTGCCGGTGGACCCGGACGCCTCGGCGCGGCGGCTGCGCGACGGGCTGCGCGACCGGCTCGGGGTGCGGGTGGGCGTCGTCGTCACCGACACCGCCGGGCGGGTGTGGCGCAACGGGGTGACCGACTTCGCCGTCGGCTCGGCCGGCGTCCGCGCCGTCGACGACCTGCGGGGCAGCACCGACTCCTACGGCAACGACCTCGGCGTCACCGTGGTCGCCGTCGTCGACGAGCTGGCCGCGGCGTCCGAGCTGGTGCGGACGAAACTGTCCGGGGTCCCGGTCGCCGTGGTGCGTGGACTGTCCCATCTGCTGCTGGACCCGTCGGACGACGATCGCGGCGCCGGCGCCCTGGTGCGGCCGAGCGCCGAGGACCGGTTCCGGCTCGGCACCCCGGAAGCGATGCGGGAGGCCGTGCTGGCCCGCCGGACGGTCGCCGAGTTCACGCCCGAACCGGTCGACCCGGCGGCCGTTCGGCAGGCGGTCGCGGCGGCGCTGACGGCACCGCGGCCGGATCAGCCGGCAGCGAGTGACGCCGAGCCTGCCGTGAGCGGCGCTGAGCCGCCGGCTGACGGCCCGCCGTGGCGGTTCGCGCTGCTGGAGTCGGCCGCGGCGCGGCACCGGCTGACGGGGGCGCTGAACGGTTCTGAGCTGCTGCGCTCCGCGCCGTACGTCGTCGTTCCCTGCCTGCTCGACGGTTCCGACGCGCTGCTGGGTCTGGGCGCGACGGTGCAGAATCTGCTGATCGCGCTCGCAGCGGAGGGCCTGGCGTCGGTGTGGCTGCTCCCCGACCCGGCGCCGTCCGCCGCGGCGCTGGGTCTCCCGGCCGGCTGGACGCCGATGGGCGCGGTCGCGATCGGGCACGCCGCCGTCACTGCGCCGCTCATGCCGCCCGCCGCCGTCGACGACCTCACGGTCACGCTCTGA
- the cofD gene encoding 2-phospho-L-lactate transferase: protein MRITALAGGIGGSRFLRGLLRAVPDAEVTVIGNTADDITLHGLHVSPDLDTVMYTLGDGVEESQGWGRRDDTNVVAAELAAYGAEPQWFTLGDRDLATHLIRTRMLAAGYPLSAVTEALCDRWRPGVQLLPMTDDRVETHVVVAESGSEAAGGDTGGERAIHFQEWWVRLHAEVPARRIVLVGIEQATPAPGVLDAIAAADVIVLPPSNPVVSIGPILAVPGVRDAVRAAAAPVVGVSPIIGGAPVRGMADAALTAIGVPTSAAAVAELFADLLDGWLVDTVDAAAVPAVESVGVRCRAVPLLMTDVDAAAAMARTALDLAEEARAR from the coding sequence CTGAGGATCACCGCGCTGGCCGGTGGGATCGGTGGCTCGCGGTTCCTGCGCGGGCTGCTGCGCGCCGTCCCCGACGCCGAAGTCACCGTCATCGGGAACACCGCCGACGACATCACGCTGCACGGCCTGCACGTGAGTCCCGACCTCGACACCGTCATGTACACGCTGGGCGACGGCGTCGAAGAGTCCCAGGGCTGGGGGCGCCGTGACGACACCAACGTCGTAGCCGCCGAACTGGCCGCGTACGGCGCCGAGCCGCAGTGGTTCACCCTGGGCGACCGCGACCTCGCCACCCACCTGATCCGAACCCGGATGCTCGCCGCGGGATATCCGCTGTCCGCCGTCACCGAGGCGCTGTGCGACCGGTGGCGGCCCGGCGTGCAGCTGCTACCCATGACCGACGACCGGGTCGAGACGCACGTCGTCGTGGCCGAGTCCGGTTCGGAGGCGGCCGGCGGAGACACCGGCGGCGAGCGGGCCATCCACTTCCAGGAGTGGTGGGTCCGACTGCACGCCGAGGTACCGGCCAGGCGCATCGTGCTGGTCGGCATCGAGCAGGCCACACCGGCGCCGGGCGTCCTCGACGCGATCGCCGCCGCCGACGTCATCGTCCTGCCGCCGTCCAACCCGGTGGTGAGCATCGGCCCGATCCTGGCCGTCCCCGGGGTGCGCGACGCCGTGCGCGCCGCCGCCGCGCCCGTCGTCGGGGTGTCACCGATCATCGGCGGCGCGCCGGTACGCGGCATGGCCGACGCCGCCCTGACGGCCATCGGCGTGCCCACGTCGGCGGCCGCCGTCGCCGAACTGTTCGCCGACCTGCTCGACGGCTGGCTGGTCGACACGGTCGACGCAGCGGCCGTGCCGGCGGTCGAGTCCGTCGGGGTGCGCTGCCGCGCGGTGCCGTTGCTCATGACCGACGTCGACGCCGCGGCCGCGATGGCCCGTACGGCGCTCGACCTGGCCGAGGAGGCCCGGGCCCGGTGA
- a CDS encoding WhiB family transcriptional regulator: MTEWEELDLLFGDAEELSWQERALCAQTDPEAFFPEKGGSTREAKRVCLGCEVQAECLEYALLHDERFGIWGGLSERERRKLKKRAV; this comes from the coding sequence ATGACTGAGTGGGAGGAACTGGACCTGCTCTTTGGCGACGCCGAAGAGTTGAGTTGGCAGGAGCGGGCGCTGTGCGCCCAGACCGATCCGGAGGCGTTCTTCCCGGAGAAAGGTGGGTCCACCCGAGAAGCCAAGCGGGTGTGCCTGGGGTGCGAGGTCCAAGCCGAGTGCTTGGAGTACGCCCTGCTCCACGACGAGCGCTTCGGTATCTGGGGCGGACTGTCCGAACGGGAGCGCCGCAAGCTGAAGAAGCGGGCTGTCTGA